A section of the Roseivirga sp. BDSF3-8 genome encodes:
- a CDS encoding M20 family metallo-hydrolase, whose translation MPVTTDTLYYQAAVDLLKTLIGTPSFSREEEGTADLIFRFLQDHGHSPQRQGNNVWCLAENHAAGAPTILLNSHHDTVKPVSGWQRDPFTPTLEGDTLYGLGSNDAGASAVSMLAVFLHLSRQPQLPYRLMVAITAEEEVSGPGGVQSILPELGPIDLAIVGEPTLLQLAVAERGLMVLDCTVHGKAGHAARQEGENALYKAIPVIQWFRGHEFPGVSDMLGPVKMSVTQIEAGTQHNVVPDACRFVVDVRTNECYGNEELLTMIQEHVQGIEKDCEVKARSTRLNSSGIARDHPIVQRAGELGLATYGSPTLSDQALMPFPSVKTGPGDSARSHTADEFIRLPEIREGIAHYIRLLEGLEL comes from the coding sequence ATGCCTGTAACGACTGACACTCTATACTACCAGGCGGCTGTGGACCTGCTGAAGACGCTCATCGGCACGCCTTCCTTTTCCAGGGAGGAGGAGGGCACGGCAGACCTGATATTCCGCTTTTTGCAGGATCACGGCCATAGCCCGCAGCGCCAGGGCAATAATGTGTGGTGCCTTGCGGAAAACCATGCCGCCGGTGCCCCCACTATTTTACTCAACTCCCACCATGATACGGTAAAGCCCGTCTCCGGCTGGCAGCGAGACCCTTTCACCCCGACCCTGGAAGGCGATACGCTGTACGGGCTGGGCAGTAATGACGCCGGTGCCTCTGCCGTTAGCATGCTGGCTGTCTTCCTGCACCTCAGTCGCCAGCCACAGCTCCCCTACCGCCTCATGGTCGCCATCACCGCCGAAGAGGAAGTATCCGGTCCCGGGGGTGTGCAGTCCATTTTGCCGGAATTAGGGCCCATAGACCTGGCCATCGTGGGTGAGCCTACCTTGCTGCAACTGGCCGTAGCGGAAAGGGGCCTGATGGTGCTGGACTGCACCGTGCACGGCAAGGCAGGTCATGCCGCCCGCCAGGAAGGCGAAAATGCGCTCTACAAAGCCATTCCCGTTATTCAATGGTTTCGCGGCCATGAGTTTCCAGGTGTTTCGGATATGTTAGGCCCCGTAAAGATGTCCGTTACCCAAATAGAAGCGGGCACCCAGCACAATGTGGTGCCGGATGCCTGCCGCTTTGTGGTAGATGTACGCACGAACGAATGCTATGGCAATGAAGAGCTGCTAACTATGATACAGGAGCATGTGCAAGGCATAGAAAAAGACTGTGAGGTAAAAGCCCGCAGCACCCGGCTTAACTCCTCGGGCATAGCAAGGGACCACCCTATCGTGCAGCGTGCCGGGGAGCTTGGCCTGGCCACTTACGGCTCGCCCACCCTCTCCGATCAGGCCCTGATGCCCTTCCCCTCGGTTAAGACTGGCCCCGGAGACTCGGCCCGGTCTCACACGGCCGATGAGTTTATCCGGCTACCCGAGATCCGGGAGGGCATCGCGCACTACATCCGGCTTTTGGAGGGGTTGGAACTTTAA
- the argB gene encoding acetylglutamate kinase, protein MENLTVIKIGGNVVDDPILLQEVLKHFTHLPGHKVLVHGGGKLATQMAEKLGLKAQMVEGRRMTDAAMLQIVTMVYGGDINKRIVASLQATGCNALGLTGADGNLIPAHKRQDATRDWGFVGDFDWAHINTGLLMSLLAGGFTPVVAPLTHDGQGSMMNTNADTIASGLARALARHYATTLIYAFEKKGVLRDIRDPDSVIPAINAQDYIALKKEDVIADGMIPKLDNAFDALNEGVQCIRICLATDIDHPENGTTLCL, encoded by the coding sequence ATGGAAAACCTGACAGTCATAAAGATCGGCGGCAACGTAGTGGATGACCCCATCCTTTTGCAGGAGGTGCTGAAGCATTTCACCCACCTGCCCGGTCACAAAGTACTTGTGCACGGCGGTGGTAAACTGGCTACGCAAATGGCTGAGAAGCTCGGCCTGAAAGCACAAATGGTAGAGGGTCGCCGCATGACTGATGCCGCTATGCTGCAGATAGTGACCATGGTCTACGGCGGCGACATCAACAAACGCATCGTCGCCAGCCTGCAGGCCACCGGCTGCAATGCCCTTGGCCTCACGGGCGCCGATGGCAACCTCATCCCTGCCCACAAGCGACAGGATGCCACGCGTGACTGGGGCTTTGTCGGTGACTTTGATTGGGCGCACATTAACACGGGCCTTTTAATGAGCCTATTGGCCGGAGGCTTCACCCCGGTGGTGGCACCGCTTACGCATGACGGGCAGGGGAGTATGATGAACACGAATGCCGATACCATTGCCTCCGGATTGGCCCGCGCCCTGGCCAGGCACTATGCCACCACGCTCATCTATGCCTTTGAGAAAAAAGGCGTGCTGAGAGACATCCGGGACCCCGACTCGGTCATACCTGCCATCAATGCGCAGGATTACATTGCTTTGAAAAAAGAAGACGTGATTGCCGATGGCATGATCCCTAAGCTGGATAATGCCTTTGATGCTCTCAATGAGGGGGTGCAGTGCATACGCATTTGCCTCGCTACCGATATTGACCACCCTGAAAATGGAACCACCCTATGCCTGTAA
- a CDS encoding N-acetylornithine carbamoyltransferase, which produces MKKFTSVHDVPDIQQWLSEAQSLKQSPFAHKHLGENKTLGLVFFNPSLRTRMSTQRAAYNLGMNVMVLNVGQDSWQLEYSQGTVMDGSTQEHVKEAVNVMSQYCDIMGVRSFPGLKNREEDYEEKVMEAFLKHSQVPVISLESATSHPLQGFADLLTVTEHKQITKPKVVLTWAPHPKALPQAVPNAFVEWMQGGGMNLVVTHPEGYELAPHIVKDTPITHNQEEALAGADFVYAKNWSSYQDYGKVLSQDKGWMVTEEKMALTNKARFMHCLPIRRNVIATDAVIDNSLVIKQAENRLWTAQLVLKKMLETL; this is translated from the coding sequence ATGAAAAAATTCACCTCCGTACACGACGTACCCGACATACAGCAATGGCTAAGTGAGGCGCAGTCCCTCAAGCAAAGCCCCTTTGCCCATAAGCACCTGGGCGAAAATAAGACACTGGGTCTGGTATTTTTTAACCCCAGCCTGCGCACCCGCATGAGCACCCAGCGGGCCGCTTACAATCTCGGCATGAACGTGATGGTGCTTAATGTCGGGCAGGATAGCTGGCAACTCGAGTACAGCCAGGGTACCGTAATGGACGGCAGCACACAGGAGCATGTAAAAGAGGCGGTAAATGTGATGTCGCAATACTGTGATATCATGGGAGTGCGCAGCTTCCCCGGCCTGAAGAACCGTGAAGAAGATTATGAAGAAAAGGTGATGGAGGCTTTTCTGAAGCACAGCCAGGTACCGGTAATCAGCCTCGAAAGCGCGACCAGCCATCCCCTGCAAGGCTTTGCGGATCTGCTCACGGTGACTGAGCACAAGCAGATTACCAAACCAAAAGTCGTACTCACCTGGGCACCCCACCCCAAGGCTCTGCCCCAGGCCGTACCTAATGCCTTTGTCGAGTGGATGCAGGGGGGAGGTATGAACCTCGTAGTTACCCATCCGGAAGGGTATGAGTTGGCACCGCATATTGTTAAAGATACACCCATCACCCACAACCAGGAGGAGGCACTTGCCGGGGCAGATTTTGTATACGCCAAAAACTGGAGCAGCTACCAGGACTACGGAAAGGTGTTAAGCCAGGACAAGGGCTGGATGGTGACGGAGGAAAAGATGGCCCTGACCAATAAGGCCCGTTTCATGCACTGCCTGCCCATCCGCCGCAATGTTATTGCCACTGATGCTGTCATTGATAACAGCCTTGTGATTAAACAGGCGGAAAACAGGCTATGGACGGCGCAACTGGTACTGAAGAAAATGCTGGAAACGCTCTGA
- a CDS encoding aspartate aminotransferase family protein — protein MELFDVYKMMDVELASASGHYVYDVEGNAYLDFYGGHAVISIGHSHPEYMQAITNQLHQIGYYSNAVKFTMRDTLACKLGKLSRYEDYSLFLCNSGAEAVENALKVASFHTGKKKIVAFKGGFHGRTSGAVSITDNAAIQAPVNSGAEVVILEPENSALLEETLAAGDVCAVIIEGIRGVGGIYVPDQGFMQDIQTLCQKHEVVFICDEIQSGYGRTGKFFAHQHARVTPDLITIAKGMGNGFPIGGVLISPTFEARHGMLGTTFGGNPLACAAALAVLEVMEKDKLITHAGHIGKYLEDQLRSLPHVKEVMGKGLMLGIRLDGHLPEIKKHLVQEARVLTGSSSRPDEIRLLPPLTIGRKAADTFISKLKAAIEAGTEQHSLS, from the coding sequence ATGGAGCTTTTTGATGTATATAAAATGATGGATGTGGAGCTGGCATCAGCTTCCGGGCACTATGTGTATGATGTGGAGGGCAATGCCTACCTCGATTTTTACGGAGGACATGCCGTGATCTCCATTGGACACAGCCACCCCGAGTATATGCAGGCCATCACCAACCAGCTACACCAGATAGGCTATTACTCCAATGCCGTAAAGTTCACCATGCGTGACACCCTCGCCTGTAAACTCGGCAAATTATCCCGCTATGAAGACTACAGCCTTTTTCTCTGCAACTCAGGAGCCGAAGCCGTAGAAAATGCCCTGAAGGTAGCCTCCTTTCATACGGGTAAGAAAAAAATTGTCGCTTTTAAGGGCGGTTTTCACGGGCGTACCTCCGGCGCCGTCAGTATTACCGACAATGCCGCCATACAAGCGCCCGTCAACTCCGGCGCGGAGGTGGTCATCCTGGAGCCGGAAAACAGTGCGTTGCTGGAAGAAACCCTGGCCGCTGGCGATGTATGCGCTGTCATCATCGAGGGTATTCGCGGGGTAGGCGGTATTTACGTACCGGATCAGGGTTTTATGCAGGACATCCAGACCCTATGCCAAAAGCATGAAGTCGTCTTTATCTGCGATGAGATCCAGTCCGGCTACGGACGTACCGGCAAGTTCTTCGCCCATCAGCATGCCCGCGTCACCCCCGACCTTATCACCATTGCCAAGGGTATGGGTAATGGCTTCCCCATTGGTGGTGTACTCATCAGTCCTACGTTTGAGGCCAGACATGGCATGCTGGGCACCACATTTGGCGGCAACCCCCTCGCCTGTGCCGCTGCCCTTGCTGTGCTGGAGGTCATGGAAAAGGATAAGCTCATCACCCATGCGGGGCATATTGGTAAGTACCTGGAAGATCAGCTCCGCTCCCTACCTCATGTGAAGGAAGTAATGGGTAAAGGCCTCATGCTCGGCATACGGCTGGACGGCCATTTACCCGAAATAAAAAAACACCTGGTACAGGAAGCCCGGGTACTTACCGGCAGCTCCTCCCGTCCGGACGAGATACGGCTGCTGCCTCCGCTCACCATCGGGCGCAAAGCCGCAGACACCTTTATTTCCAAACTAAAAGCCGCCATAGAGGCCGGTACCGAGCAGCATAGTCTATCATGA
- the proC gene encoding pyrroline-5-carboxylate reductase: protein MKQNQATMNHEKIAILGGGNLGTAIAEGLVSNGKYRAEDITITRRNTHSIAYLSEKGIQVTEDNIKAVQDSRYIMLCVQPAQLPALLDEIKPYLQPGSHVLISVITSVSITQIAEGVGKDFAIIRSMPNTAIAIHESMTCLAFNEKAAEVKAEVQDMFDCLGSTLVIEEELMAAATVLCASGIAFYMRFIRAATQGGIQLGFDAADALKIAVQVSKGTSGLLAANGSHPEQEIDRVTTPKGCTIAGLNEMEHHGFSSALIRGLVTSHQRIKGMKDD, encoded by the coding sequence ATGAAACAAAACCAAGCGACTATGAACCATGAGAAGATCGCCATACTGGGCGGCGGTAATTTAGGCACCGCCATCGCTGAAGGACTGGTAAGCAATGGAAAATACAGGGCGGAGGATATTACGATCACTCGTCGTAACACCCACAGCATCGCGTACCTGTCCGAAAAGGGCATACAGGTTACTGAGGACAACATAAAAGCCGTGCAGGATAGCCGCTACATCATGCTCTGCGTACAGCCTGCCCAGCTTCCCGCTCTGCTGGATGAGATTAAGCCCTACCTGCAGCCCGGGAGCCACGTGCTCATCAGCGTCATCACCAGTGTGAGTATTACGCAGATCGCCGAAGGTGTCGGAAAGGACTTTGCCATTATCCGCAGCATGCCCAATACGGCCATTGCCATTCATGAGTCCATGACCTGCCTGGCTTTCAATGAAAAAGCCGCTGAGGTCAAGGCAGAGGTACAGGACATGTTCGACTGCCTGGGCAGTACACTTGTGATAGAGGAAGAACTGATGGCGGCTGCCACTGTGCTCTGCGCCAGCGGCATTGCCTTTTACATGCGATTCATCAGGGCCGCCACCCAGGGAGGCATTCAGCTAGGTTTCGATGCGGCAGATGCCCTAAAGATCGCCGTGCAGGTAAGTAAAGGCACCAGCGGATTACTGGCCGCAAACGGTAGCCATCCCGAACAGGAGATCGACCGCGTCACCACTCCTAAAGGCTGCACCATTGCCGGCCTCAACGAGATGGAGCACCACGGGTTCAGTTCCGCCCTCATCCGCGGCCTCGTCACCAGCCACCAGCGGATAAAAGGGATGAAAGATGATTAA
- the argC gene encoding N-acetyl-gamma-glutamyl-phosphate reductase — MIRAGIIGGTGYTAGELIWLLLQHPAVKLQFVYSNSQSGKPVASVHPEFLGLTDMIFINEVEEVDILFLCLPHGKAKEFLKANALPDNTFVVDLSQDYRLGDTLEGRKFVYGLPELNREAIRKSKYVANPGCFATGIQLALLPLAKEGLLKEEEVHIHAITGATGAGAGLSATTHFSWRTNNLSVYKAFSHQHLAEIGQSMKQLDPDTEPQINFIPMRGDFARGIFASAYLNCGLNQEQARALYKAFYAETPFTLVSDTDVNLKAVVNTNRCYLQVQKHGNKLLVISAIDNLLKGASGQAVQNMNLMFGLEETDGLMMKPVKY; from the coding sequence ATGATCAGGGCAGGCATTATAGGAGGAACCGGCTACACGGCGGGGGAGCTGATATGGTTACTGCTGCAGCACCCGGCCGTTAAGCTGCAGTTTGTGTATAGCAACAGCCAGAGCGGCAAGCCTGTGGCTTCGGTACATCCGGAGTTTCTGGGGCTTACGGATATGATCTTTATCAATGAAGTGGAAGAGGTGGATATCCTGTTCTTATGCCTGCCCCACGGCAAGGCAAAGGAGTTCCTGAAGGCCAATGCGCTTCCTGACAATACGTTCGTTGTAGACCTGAGCCAGGACTACCGCCTCGGCGATACCCTGGAGGGTAGGAAGTTCGTCTACGGCCTGCCGGAACTGAACAGGGAAGCCATCCGCAAAAGCAAATATGTGGCAAACCCGGGCTGCTTTGCTACGGGCATCCAACTGGCACTGCTTCCTTTGGCAAAGGAGGGGCTGCTAAAAGAGGAAGAGGTACACATACACGCCATTACCGGGGCTACCGGCGCAGGGGCGGGGCTCTCTGCCACCACGCACTTTAGCTGGCGTACCAATAACCTCTCCGTCTACAAGGCTTTTAGTCATCAGCACCTCGCCGAGATCGGCCAGAGCATGAAGCAACTGGATCCGGATACTGAGCCGCAGATCAACTTTATCCCCATGCGGGGAGATTTTGCCCGCGGCATATTTGCCAGCGCCTACCTCAACTGTGGCCTGAACCAGGAGCAGGCCAGGGCCTTGTACAAAGCTTTCTATGCGGAGACGCCCTTTACGCTGGTGTCGGATACGGATGTGAACCTGAAAGCAGTAGTGAACACCAACCGCTGCTACCTGCAGGTACAGAAGCACGGAAACAAACTGCTCGTGATCAGCGCCATAGATAATTTACTAAAAGGCGCCTCCGGCCAGGCTGTGCAAAACATGAACCTTATGTTCGGCCTGGAAGAAACCGACGGGCTCATGATGAAACCGGTGAAGTATTGA
- a CDS encoding argininosuccinate synthase has translation MNDKVVLAFSGGLDTSYCVTYLKDEKGLEVHAATVNTGGFSTEELEEIEQKAFELGAVSYVTLEETETFYAQCVKYLIFGNVLRNGTYPLSVSAERVFQAIAIANYAKQTGAAYIAHGSTGAGNDQVRFDLVFHILCPDIQVITPIRDQSLSRQQEIDYLSSKGVVRDWTKAAYSINQGLWGTSVGGKETLTSHEALPDEAFPSQLKKEDPSEVTLHFDKGELVGVNGHYQEPVRCIQYLEELAAPYAIGRDYHVGDTIIGIKGRIGFEAAASYVIIKAHHQLEKHTLTKWQLYWKEQLANWYGMMVHEGTFLDPVMRNTEKFLDDTQQNVTGTVRVALMPFRFQVLGIESENDLMSSQFGKYGEENTGWTGEDVKGFTKVMANSLKIYHAVHQTPLEA, from the coding sequence ATGAACGATAAAGTAGTGCTTGCCTTTAGCGGCGGGCTGGACACCTCCTATTGCGTAACGTATCTTAAAGACGAAAAAGGCCTGGAAGTACACGCGGCTACAGTGAATACCGGCGGCTTTAGTACGGAAGAGCTGGAAGAGATCGAGCAAAAGGCCTTTGAGCTTGGGGCAGTCTCTTATGTTACGCTGGAAGAAACAGAGACCTTTTACGCACAATGTGTAAAGTACCTTATCTTCGGCAACGTACTGCGTAATGGCACCTACCCCCTGTCTGTCAGTGCCGAACGCGTATTTCAGGCCATTGCCATAGCCAATTACGCCAAACAGACCGGCGCGGCCTACATCGCCCATGGCAGTACCGGCGCGGGTAATGACCAGGTACGTTTCGATCTCGTCTTTCACATCCTCTGCCCGGACATTCAAGTCATTACCCCCATCCGCGACCAGTCCCTAAGTCGCCAGCAGGAGATAGACTACCTCAGCAGCAAGGGGGTAGTCCGCGACTGGACGAAGGCAGCCTACTCCATCAACCAGGGGCTGTGGGGCACCAGCGTGGGCGGCAAGGAGACGCTGACCAGCCATGAGGCCCTGCCCGATGAGGCATTTCCCAGCCAACTGAAAAAGGAAGACCCCTCTGAGGTGACCCTCCACTTTGACAAAGGTGAACTGGTAGGCGTAAATGGCCACTACCAGGAGCCTGTACGCTGCATCCAATACCTGGAGGAGCTTGCTGCTCCCTACGCAATCGGCCGCGACTATCACGTGGGCGATACCATAATCGGTATTAAGGGACGAATCGGCTTTGAGGCGGCTGCCTCCTATGTGATCATCAAGGCCCACCACCAACTGGAGAAGCATACGCTCACCAAGTGGCAACTGTACTGGAAGGAGCAACTGGCTAACTGGTACGGTATGATGGTGCACGAAGGCACCTTCCTGGATCCGGTGATGCGTAACACAGAGAAGTTCCTGGACGATACGCAGCAGAACGTGACCGGCACCGTGCGGGTGGCTCTGATGCCCTTCCGCTTTCAGGTACTGGGAATAGAATCGGAAAATGACCTGATGAGCAGCCAGTTTGGCAAATACGGCGAGGAAAATACGGGCTGGACAGGCGAGGACGTGAAGGGCTTTACCAAAGTGATGGCTAACTCGCTGAAAATATACCATGCCGTACACCAAACCCCGCTGGAAGCATGA
- a CDS encoding GNAT family N-acetyltransferase, whose protein sequence is MKISIVDAGTEHLGYAEQICEEYALAAAARGTGIARRQPEYVRKKIAEGKAVIALEGSKLAGFCYIETWSHAKFIANSGLIVLPEYRMHGLAKKIKQAVFKLSRKKYPEAKIFGITTSLAVMKINSHLGYKPVTFSELSQDEEFWKGCQSCKNFDILQRNECKMCLCTGMLYDPLKESKMAWLKDNMKKLTKPKQEILDTNPGQGPLLEDNKEKISRIRSFFKTKKASHI, encoded by the coding sequence ATGAAGATATCCATTGTGGATGCCGGTACTGAACACCTTGGCTATGCCGAGCAGATCTGTGAAGAATATGCTCTTGCCGCAGCGGCACGCGGCACGGGCATTGCCCGCAGACAACCGGAATATGTCCGTAAAAAGATCGCCGAAGGCAAGGCCGTAATAGCCCTGGAGGGTAGTAAGCTGGCTGGCTTCTGCTACATAGAGACCTGGAGCCATGCAAAGTTCATAGCTAACTCAGGCCTGATCGTGCTCCCGGAATACCGTATGCACGGGCTGGCGAAGAAGATCAAGCAGGCTGTCTTCAAACTGTCACGCAAGAAGTATCCCGAAGCAAAGATCTTCGGCATCACCACGAGCCTGGCCGTGATGAAGATCAACAGCCACCTGGGCTACAAGCCGGTGACCTTCAGCGAACTATCCCAGGACGAAGAGTTCTGGAAGGGCTGTCAGAGCTGTAAGAACTTCGATATCCTTCAGCGAAACGAGTGCAAAATGTGCCTGTGTACGGGCATGCTGTATGACCCGCTGAAGGAAAGCAAAATGGCCTGGCTTAAGGACAATATGAAAAAGCTCACCAAGCCTAAACAGGAAATACTCGATACGAACCCCGGCCAGGGTCCTCTGCTGGAGGATAACAAGGAAAAGATCAGCAGGATCAGGTCATTTTTCAAAACTAAAAAAGCCTCTCACATATGA
- a CDS encoding carboxypeptidase regulatory-like domain-containing protein, giving the protein MRRITKPLLLVFFWMLCASSVVGQQLVQTIRGEVRDADSNAPIEGVNVIIRGSDPLVGAVTNEAGNFRIENVPIGTYDLLVTYVGYESLVLPNVKVTTGKEVVLQVRVTESLTVLDEVVVEGDNNSSRSPINEFAVISSLSFSMEESGKYAGTFDDPARMVTTFAGVVGGGGSDDVDNEIIIRGNSPRNLLWRVEGIEVPSPNHFTDEGASSGSISMLSSNMLATSDFFTSAFPAEYGNAISGVFDIRLRQGNNQQREYALRAGVLGLDASAEGPFKKGGEASYLVNYRYSTLALLNEVGIELVDNALPVFQDLAFNIVLPTAAAGEFSIFGFGGLSKDEEFDELLISGREVRAQEEEFNSDLGVVGLRHNYPFSAKTYLETVATFSAQRITFERDAIVNSNLDFRRVNNEDFTNYAQRISVLLNHKFNARHLVRTGVIYSHLQYDLLSQVYNFQNEQLEDEVNSDGSTGVLQSYIAWKYRISDKLVLNSGLHSMYFRLNDKATLEPRAGINYQLTTRQFISAGVGLHSRRESLSTYLSGPETVVGSNEFVNENLEISKAIHYVIGYDNYLNDHLRFKVEAYYQDLYDIPVLNNTYYSIINLRESAAAVPLVNEGTGENYGVEVTLARTLANDYYFNTNVSLYKSRYTGGDGVERNTKFDGNYIINLLGGKDFNLSSDKVLNVNLRGILAGGQRFIPILENESAERGFEVLDFDRAYEERLPDYFRADFQIGYTVNNPKNTWQIRLDVQNLTNRQNVREVNYSPLTQRAEFTRRGQIIPVLSAQVKF; this is encoded by the coding sequence ATGAGGAGAATTACTAAACCGCTGCTTCTTGTATTTTTCTGGATGTTATGCGCCTCTTCAGTAGTCGGGCAGCAGCTTGTACAGACTATCAGGGGAGAGGTAAGAGATGCCGACTCTAATGCACCCATTGAAGGCGTGAACGTAATCATCCGGGGTTCCGATCCCCTGGTAGGGGCTGTAACAAATGAAGCCGGCAACTTTCGCATAGAAAATGTGCCTATCGGTACGTATGATCTGCTTGTCACCTATGTGGGATATGAATCGCTGGTTTTGCCCAATGTGAAAGTCACTACCGGCAAAGAGGTGGTGCTGCAGGTCAGAGTCACCGAGTCCCTTACCGTACTGGATGAGGTAGTTGTAGAAGGTGATAATAATAGCAGCCGGTCTCCCATTAACGAATTTGCCGTAATCAGTAGCCTCTCCTTTTCCATGGAAGAATCAGGTAAGTATGCCGGTACCTTTGATGATCCCGCCCGGATGGTGACCACTTTTGCAGGAGTAGTAGGCGGGGGTGGGTCCGATGATGTGGATAATGAGATCATCATCCGGGGTAACTCGCCCCGTAACCTGCTATGGAGAGTAGAGGGCATAGAAGTTCCCAGCCCGAATCACTTTACTGATGAGGGAGCTTCCAGCGGGTCTATCAGTATGCTTAGCAGCAATATGCTGGCCACCTCAGACTTCTTCACCAGTGCCTTTCCTGCAGAATATGGCAATGCTATTTCAGGTGTGTTTGATATCAGGCTAAGGCAGGGAAACAATCAACAGAGAGAATATGCCCTGCGTGCCGGTGTGCTGGGGCTGGATGCTTCTGCCGAGGGACCTTTTAAAAAGGGAGGGGAGGCCTCATACCTTGTTAATTATCGTTACAGTACCCTTGCCCTGCTAAACGAGGTGGGGATTGAACTGGTAGATAATGCCCTGCCCGTCTTTCAGGACCTGGCTTTTAATATCGTACTACCCACCGCCGCGGCAGGAGAGTTCAGTATATTCGGTTTTGGCGGACTTAGTAAGGATGAGGAGTTCGATGAACTCCTAATTTCCGGCCGGGAAGTGCGGGCCCAGGAAGAAGAATTCAACTCTGACCTGGGCGTCGTGGGCTTACGCCATAATTATCCCTTTAGTGCCAAAACCTATCTTGAGACAGTAGCCACCTTTTCCGCCCAGCGAATCACCTTTGAGCGGGACGCTATTGTAAATTCCAACCTGGATTTCAGAAGGGTAAACAATGAGGACTTCACTAACTATGCCCAAAGGATATCCGTCCTTCTCAATCATAAATTCAATGCCCGGCACCTGGTGCGTACCGGCGTGATATACAGTCACCTGCAATATGACCTGCTTTCACAGGTATACAATTTTCAGAATGAGCAGCTTGAAGATGAGGTTAACAGTGATGGCAGTACGGGCGTATTGCAGAGCTACATCGCCTGGAAGTACAGGATCAGCGATAAACTGGTGCTCAACTCGGGGCTGCATTCCATGTATTTCAGGCTCAATGATAAGGCCACTCTGGAACCCAGGGCTGGTATAAACTATCAGCTTACCACTCGCCAGTTTATCAGTGCGGGTGTAGGCCTCCACAGCCGCAGGGAGAGCCTTTCTACCTACCTCTCAGGGCCTGAAACCGTTGTGGGGAGTAATGAGTTTGTAAACGAAAACCTGGAAATCTCTAAGGCCATACATTATGTGATTGGCTATGACAATTACCTTAACGATCATCTGCGCTTTAAAGTAGAGGCCTACTATCAGGACCTGTACGACATTCCCGTGCTGAATAACACCTACTACAGCATCATCAATTTGCGCGAGAGCGCTGCCGCTGTGCCCCTGGTGAACGAAGGCACAGGAGAAAACTACGGAGTGGAAGTCACCCTGGCGCGTACCCTTGCTAATGACTATTATTTTAATACCAACGTCTCCCTGTACAAATCCCGCTACACGGGAGGCGACGGGGTGGAGCGCAACACCAAATTTGACGGAAATTACATTATCAACCTCTTGGGTGGTAAAGACTTTAATCTCTCCTCTGATAAGGTATTGAATGTTAACCTCAGGGGCATACTGGCAGGTGGCCAGCGATTTATACCTATTCTGGAAAATGAGTCTGCTGAAAGAGGATTCGAGGTCCTGGACTTTGACAGAGCCTATGAAGAGAGATTACCCGATTACTTCCGGGCTGACTTTCAGATTGGCTACACCGTAAATAACCCTAAAAACACCTGGCAGATCCGTCTCGATGTCCAAAACCTCACCAACCGGCAAAATGTGAGGGAGGTGAATTACTCCCCTCTTAC